From one Anopheles bellator chromosome 1, idAnoBellAS_SP24_06.2, whole genome shotgun sequence genomic stretch:
- the LOC131205615 gene encoding dolichyl-diphosphooligosaccharide--protein glycosyltransferase subunit 4, translating to MLDPAIIMISDVQLAVFCNVLGVFLFLLVVGFHYINANMGK from the exons ATGTTGG ATCCTGCGATCATCATGATTTCCGATGTTCAGCTGGCCGTGTTCTGCAACGTGTTGGGAGTGTTCCTCTTCCTGCTGGTCGTCGGCTTTCACTACATTAACGCCAACATGGGAAAGTGA
- the LOC131206164 gene encoding hexamerin-1.1-like codes for MKLIILAVAVSLAVLASGSYVPSTQTEAKYADKEMLFKMKFFFEVLRNIHMPLKYDEYMPYTKSWITDESKYTDFSQVSEFFEWYKTGQFLEKGEVFTIYNELYLRQTYALFSFLYNSADWDTYYKNVIWARDHINEGMFIHVVHLTVMHYPALQGIVLPAIYEIYPYYFFNTDVIRTISYKKLLEPKFGFYANGKYNVVYANYTASYPVDYYNNFHSEEMLSYFTEDIGLNAYYYYFMMDYPFFLGGDKFGLMKDRRGELYWYTHKMLLARYNMERMSNYMGTVKPLVWRFPLKTGYFSLLSYWNGMPFKSRDYNYMISDEMYYKVDWVHGWEMKIRQIIEQGYFIMADGTRIDLRQPESINFFGDLLNSNIDGMEGTFAGYIEVFSRLLLSGNNYNAYKVWPSALMQYETSLRDPLFYQLYERFMDLYYYYKRFLPSYTFDELNFKGVVVKDVVFDKLITYFDLFDSDVSNVLPMQSTDKYFDYSVYARQQRLNHKPFTYTMNVMSEYTGKAIVRLFFGPKFDKLFDLQYYKKYFYEVDQYLVDMIAGKNTFVRSSRDYFWSVKDRTMYTDLYKKIMLAYNGQEKFYLDMSEAHCGFPDRLMLPKGWTSGMPMNAVFIITPYMGSSSNEQAAIYDKSFSCGVGSGMRFYDTLPMGYPFDRYINFSYFYTKNMYFKDVLIYHSDEYKMNVTY; via the exons ATGAAACTCATCATTCTAGCAGTGGCAGTTTCCCTGGCGGTCCTCGCCAGCGGATCGTACGTTCCGAGCACGCAAACCGAAGCAAAGTATG CCGACAAGGAAATGCTGTTCAAGATGAAGTTCTTCTTCGAGGTGCTTCGCAACATCCACATGCCGCTGAAGTATGACGAGTACATGCCATATACTAAGTCCTGGATTACGGACGAGTCCAAGTACACG GACTTTAGCCAAGTGAGCGAGTTCTTCGAATGGTACAAGACTGGACAGTTCTTGGAGAAGGGTGAAGTCTTCACCATCTACAACGAGCTGTACCTGCGCCAGACGTACGCCCTCTTCAGCTTCCTGTACAACAGTGCCGACTGGGACACGTACTACAAGAACGTTATCTGGGCTCGCGATCACATCAACGAGGGCATGTTTATTCATGTCGTGCACCTGACCGTGATGCACTACCCAGCTCTCCAGGGCATCGTGCTGCCTGCCATCTACGAGATCTATCCGTACTACTTCTTCAACACCGACGTGATTCGCACCATCAGCTACAAGAAACTGTTGGAACCGAAGTTCGGTTTCTACGCCAACGGCAAGTACAACGTCGTCTACGCCAACTACACCGCTTCGTACCCGGTCGACTACTACAACAACTTCCACAGCGAGGAAATGTTGAGCTACTTCACCGAAGACATTGGCCTGAATgcgtactactactacttcatGATGGACTATCCGTTCTTCCTGGGCGGTGACAAGTTCGGGCTGATGAAGGATCGGCGCGGCGAGCTGTACTGGTACACGCACAAGATGCTGCTGGCCCGCTACAACATGGAGCGCATGTCGAACTACATGGGCACGGTGAAGCCGCTGGTGTGGCGCTTCCCGCTGAAGACCGGCTACTTCTCGCTGCTCAGCTACTGGAACGGTATGCCGTTCAAGAGCCGCGACTACAACTACATGATCAGCGACGAGATGTACTACAAGGTGGACTGGGTCCATGGTTGGGAGATGAAGATTCGGCAGATCATCGAGCAGGGTTACTTCATCATGGCCGACGGAACCCGCATCGACCTGCGCCAGCCGGAATCGATCAACTTCTTCGGCGACCTGCTCAACTCGAACATCGACGGCATGGAGGGCACGTTCGCTGGCTACATCGAGGTCTTctcccggctgctgctgtccggcaACAACTACAACGCCTACAAGGTCTGGCCGTCGGCGCTGATGCAGTACGAGACCAGCCTGCGGGACCCGCTTTTCTACCAGCTATACGAGCGCTTCATGGACCtgtactactactacaagCGCTTCCTGCCCAGCTACACGTTCGATGAGCTGAACTTCAAGGGGGTCGTAGTGAAGGATGTCGTCTTCGATAAGCTCATCACCTATTTCGACCTCTTCGACTCGGATGTCTCGAACGTGCTGCCCATGCAGTCCACCGACAAGTACTTCGACTACAGCGTCTACGCCCGCCAGCAACGTCTCAACCACAAGCCCTTCACCTACACGATGAACGTGATGTCCGAGTACACTGGAAAGGCCATCGTGCGCTTGTTCTTCGGTCCGAAGTTCGACAAGCTGTTCGATCTGCAGTACTACAAGAAGTACTTCTACGAGGTGGACCAGTACCTGGTCGATATGATCGCCGGCAAGAACACGTTCGTGCGCAGCTCGCGCGACTACTTCTGGAGCGTCAAGGATCGCACCATGTACACGGATCTGTACAAAAAGATCATGCTCGCCTACAATGGGCAGGAGAAGTTCTACCTGGACATGTCGGAGGCTCACTGCGGTTTCCCGGATCGCCTGATGCTGCCGAAGGGCTGGACCAGCGGTATGCCGATGAACGCCGTGTTCATCATCACGCCGTACATGGGCAGCTCCAGCAACGAGCAGGCCGCCATCTACGACAAATCGTTCTCGTGCGGAGTCGGCAGTGGAATGCGCTTCTACGATACCCTCCCGATGGGCTATCCGTTCGATCGTTACATCAACTTCAGCTACTTCTACACCAAGAACATGTACTTCAAGGACGTGCTGATCTATCACAGCGACGAGTACAAGATGAACGTTACCTACTAA
- the LOC131206744 gene encoding uncharacterized protein LOC131206744, translated as MWSNIVRINKATSATVAELTGSSSGGPDTGDPVNEIEYEVQEAMVSGLLQRKRFDLARSSTKEEKQRHNEEILIMKSNSLSSDTTNSWEPISVEACYPEPAQDETQPVPPPAAAPSKACFIDASSLFDDDEIVYPSFQDPPVAWSSAGTTRSASSTTVGNEPSVQLSTILLCDDVKIRSELERPSAATMEVKDQFCARPSNEFLAAKLKLPELVESHADDCTEEVLARQQSERKQGTMLFQNSIQQFSGLQLDAAPVGGPAFSTAEEPCSDLSLPSVYSSGSERNYGEYSSLSISDTQRYSLFRCTSTSGYNSSSADYNSRTQATSDVESGHYPNTPFNSIVHVTSSQHGSLTTTNPPRPYGDDGNGSRASSIDRESHSTPIRIPKRVQKHDESAPIVSGGASIEDFTPKQCESPSVRRRTDTCPIVSGGISFEEDPRDALLAGQGRRLSKSSSGKSWVVDLKNCPDDEKQTTGVIGSLDGQQQQRHHQQPRNCGLGFYVDLGSLKTPEEEKPITEVHRPRPAVRADLMKKSTGFYIDLSDGESTRSATPKLSGRNDTPPPSAVPRIGDEDGAPSKADSREESMEKDRKNMFSMFIDFGDEKNGNTTIAKPPVMLRKHSLPQAASGTSINGKDPPGTERPNSLGPSGEEGTKPYYMFIGATAATEPTPVVRRPIAASAATASGSQVRNESKRHSWNTSTFGGEHSGGFHERRIANSASYQRSTSVTSDRGIMNILDKIPLLSKTSSMSIDSSVSPFEDFTCSKSELSTYSNQSVSSNSGHSSNESKVSPAKETDGAGPSGEPPVEITPAMGSSVKRKRKDVKLNETFDKSSQGSVTDGILSSNEDASPTSTTTDTDDVTFQNNPVDEEALLAAAANGTVNQEEPVECPVKLAALTGATSKQMETIEEAVESSPRHGAATAPRKAQHTMETLHATIEKQKQLLETVSENVESSGVTSFVKLSDMDKPPPPPATQSVTVTKFELHSSSSVAGSSSTGGGTSNMSNSAGSNRVARLFECQKYNTIGSAVGASQAMRLQHQQQKSSNYYQNNGVTSMERHSWNMSRSTGNNFVSLISSSVENSRSLSRLFPHLSKAFSNSLPSDVGMNGAGRGQDGSELLHSDFSCTSSITSSRSGIESIDESISSRQPRRLGEDLLKMFLQEIATDVTIEVETRKMRAHKCILRSRCQYFAAILAGSWVQNAGNVIVLPGYSYAAVHFALCHIYSGASHPPEGISLMELAALSDLLGLEGLKEVTAYALKTNYCHNFHKPCVGCTDGVLQVLPVTLNHGLDDLYRKCLKWVCRHYVKIWSQKQFSQLPLDVVHRCRQQIVAHLSSESVLTLILDSEQLLTLLHPYKWSVEVENVVRDILDAAYDYITDHFASLLASDSFLSLGQNYRWAIPHVEPILLPAANNLSPDQACKSYPRATRLHKLLQAKVLTMTTTTTTTTTTATPLSGDKNTSVVNVYEKQGKRQKDDYKRHEEEEEMDWCDEFVGMVNAILSAVEQCLIRQCARAMRVSSWQRMDVELRNKVQKLACLMETADERKSRSRYSFSSQTSSSSSVHSRTNDLRQVRLAIQAHNKRAYEGNGNANTNRTQQTQTTVAQHNDLNSALLASHKLAKHLDDDMQRKQKEHQPPLENGYRISRTSSKTNHTAPVPESGRKAPVAANTVRQTNGIAMGLLAKTNRRDASAPPLVEAPAHRRSQSEDHAVYGSVKQPPTGGGCKGETVANLRSKLSHIKPRYLEPKKPKNAANLQAQNNNISSSGSSTRTASPAFGHRNKLKQQPATAMATTTVVVKGGHESNISLDSLTSPAKLRNGGVPAKAPRSTISELDVSIDSLAESLKSNSIKTSNTLSHESLIYHDYFKPKQITDHQPVPNGLSARERRTKVPPVATARPPTAVSNGGAAKPIHNSSIPRSNGINRTGSSASVGSSNGGGIKRSFLSQRSREILARRSHEPKSNSTNSSNKSAASSPSLLLARDKSTTGSDITKSGSSASLSTTNSGGGGGGATGCGRKVFNTTLHLRRTAKLLPAPGPQDNPTSRQQTPLKSSSSSSVHRRMGDRNSLKTAGRKVDSTVPANRVPLKHMPVTGTGNNYSGPPASLPPIATTTTAGRIESKLERSNTFSMDASDNTLVLQLLD; from the exons ATGTGGAGCAATATTGTGCGCATAAATAAGGCAACGAGCGCAACGGTGGCTGAACTGACGGGAAGCAGCAGTGGCGGTCCCGACACCGGAGACCCAGTGAATGAAATCGAGTACGAAGTGCAGGAGGCTATGGTCAGCGGT TTATTGCAGCGCAAACGCTTCGATCTGGCACGCTCGTCGACGAAGGAGGAAAAGCAACGGCACAACGAGGAAATCCTAATCATGAAGTCGAATTCGCTCTCTTCCGACACGACCAACTCGTGGGAACCGATAAGTGTCGAAGCGTGCTACCCTGAACCGGCGCAAGATGAGACGCAACCAGTGCCACCTCCGGCTGCTGCACCCTCTAAGGCGTGCTTCATCGATGCATCGTCACTGTTTGATGATGACGAGATCGTGTATCCATCGTTTCAGGACCCACCCGTCGCCTGGAGTTCGGCAGGTACCACACGGTCAGCTTCCAGTACCACCGTTGGCAACGAACCGAGTGTTCAACTCTCGACGATCCTACTGTGTGACGATGTGAAGATTCGCTCCGAATTGGAGCGTCCCAGTGCGGCGACGATGGAAGTGAAGGACCAGTTCTGTGCCCGACCAAGCAACGAGTTTCTAGCCGCCAAGTTGAAGCTGCCGGAACTGGTTGAAAGCCACGCGGATGATTGCACCGAAGAGGTGCTTGCGAGACAGCAATCCGAACGGAAGCAGGGTACGATGTTGTTTCAAAACTCGATTCAACAGTTCTCGGGCCTACAGCTAGACGCCGCACCAGTGGGAGGACCAGCATTTTCGACCGCAGAAGAACCGTGCAGCGATCTGTCACTGCCGAGTGTATACTCGTCCGGAAGTGAGCGAAACTACGGAGAGTACAGTTCACTGTCGATCAGCGACACCCAGCGTTACTCCCT TTTCCGGTGTACCAGCACTAGTGGTTACAACTCCAGCTCGGCCGATTACAATAGTCGCACGCAGGCAACGAGTGACGTCGAATCGGGTCACTATCCCAACACACCGTTCAACTCTATTGTCCACGTCACGTCCAGCCAGCACGGTTcactgaccaccaccaaccctCCCCGTCCGTACGGTGATGACGGGAACGGTAGTCGTGCGAGCTCCATCGATCGTGAATCGCACTCTACCCCGATCCGCATTCCGAAACGGGTGCAAAAGCACGACGAATCGGCACCGATCGTGTCGGGCGGTGCTTCGATTGAGGACTTCACCCCGAAGCAGTGCGAAAGTCCGTCGGTTCGCCGGCGAACCGACACCTGCCCGATTGTTTCGGGGGGCATTAGCTTTGAGGAGGATCCCAGAGATGCGCTGCTGGCAGGTCAGGGACGTCGGCTAAGCAAGAGCAGTTCGGGAAAATCATGGGTTGTCGATCTGAAAAATTGCCCCGACGATGAAAAGCAGACGACGGGGGTGATAGGTTCCCTGGACggtcaacaacagcagcggcaccaccagcagccccgCAACTGTGGGCTTGGTTTCTACGTCGATTTGGGAAGCCTTAAAACGCCGGAAGAGGAAAAACCCATCACCGAGGTCCACCGTCCTCGGCCGGCGGTACGTGCGGACTTGATGAAGAAATCGACCGGATTCTACATTGATTTGTCGGATGGAGAAAGCACACGCAGTGCCACCCCGAAGCTGAGCGGAAGAAATGACactccgccaccgtcggcggtcCCCAGGATCGGCGACGAGGACGGGGCTCCGTCGAAAGCAGATTCGCGCGAAGAATCAATGGAGAAGGATcgtaaaaatatgttttcaatgtttattgactttggtgatgaaaagaaTGGAAACACAACCATCGCCAAGCCACCGGTAATGCTTCGTAAGCACTCGTTGCCCCAGGCGGCCAGCGGTACGTCCATCAATGGGAAGGATccgccgggaacggaacgtcCCAACAGTCTTGGGCCATCGGGTGAGGAAGGCACTAAGCCGTACTACATGTTTATTGGTGCTACTGCAGCCACGGAACCCACTCCGGTCGTTCGGCGACCCATTGCTGCTAGCGCAGCCACTGCTTCCGGGAGTCAGGTTAGGAACGAATCAAAGCGACACTCGTGGAATACCAGTACTTTTGGTGGAGAGCATTCCGGAGGGTTCCACGAGCGACGGATTGCCAACAGCGCATCCTACCAGCGGTCTACCAGTGTTACGAGCGATCGCGGCATCATGAATATACTGGACAAAATCCCACTCCTCTCGAAAACGTCCAGCATGTCGATCGACTCGTCCGTTTCGCCCTTTGAAGACTTTACCTGCTCGAAGTCGGAACTGAGCACCTACTCGAACCAGTCGGTGTCGTCCAACTCGGGACATTCGAGCAACGAATCGAAGGTTTCGccggcgaaagaaaccgaTGGCGCTGGCCCCAGTGGAGAACCGCCGGTAGAAATCACGCCGGCAATGGGATCGTCCGTGAAGCGCAAGCGAAAGGATGTAAAGTTGAATGAAACATTCGACAAGAGCAGCCAAGGTTCGGTGACGGATGGGATTCTGTCGTCGAACGAGGACGCCTCTCCGACATCCACCACGACCGATACGGACGATGTTACGTTTCAGAACAATCCGGTCGATGAAGAGGCActgctggcggcagcggccaatGGCACTGTGAACCAAGAGGAACCCGTCGAATGCCCTGTGAAGCTGGCGGCACTTACGGGAGCTACCAGCAAGCAGATGGAAACGATCGAGGAAGCAGTTGAGAGCTCTCCCAGGCATGGTGCCGCCACTGCGCCACGCAAGGCACAGCACACGATGGAAACGCTGCACGCCACGATcgagaagcagaagcagctaCTCGAGACCGTCTCAGAAAACGTAGAGTCCTCTGGGGTGACATCGTTCGTGAAGCTTTCTGACATGGAcaagccaccgccaccgccggccacacAGTCGGTGACGGTCACCAAATTTGAGCTTCACTCGAGCAGCAGCGTCGCTGGTAGCAGTAGTACCGGTGGAGGAACTAGTAATATGTCGAATTCGGCCGGCTCGAACCGAGTGGCACGGTTGTTCGAGTGCCAGAAATATAACACGATCGGTTCGGCGGTTGGGGCCAGCCAGGCGATGCGCctacagcatcagcaacaaaaGTCCTCCAATTACTATCAGAACAATGGTGTGACCTCGATGGAGCGCCACTCGTGGAACATGTCGCGCTCGACGGGCAACAACTTTGTGAGCCTCatctcgtcgtcggtggaaaactcgcGCTCCCTCAGTCGTCTGTTTCCGCATCTTTCGAAAG CCTTTAGCAACTCTCTTCCGTCGGACGTGGGTATGAACGGAGCAGGCCGTGGGCAGGATGGAAGCGAGCTGCTCCATTCGGATTTTTCCTGCACTTCGAGCATCACTTCGAGCCGGTCGGGTATCG AATCGATCGACGAGTCGATCTCTAGCCGGCAGCCGCGCCGTTTGGGTGAAGATTTGCTGAAGATGTTCCTGCAGGAGATCGCAACCGATGTGACGATCGAGGTCGAGACGCGGAAGATGCGGGCCCACAAGTGCATCCTGCGATCACGTTGCCAGTACTTTGCAGCAATTCTCGCCGGGAGTTGGGTGCAGAATGCAGGCAACGTGATCGTCCTGCCGGGTTATTCGTACGCGGCGGTACACTTTGCCCTGTGCCACATCTACTCCGGCGCCTCGCACCCCCCAGAGGGCATCAGTTTGATGGAGCTCGCCGCCCTGTCCGATCTGCTTGGTCTCGAGGGGTTGAAAGAAGTTACGGCGTACGCACTGAAAACTAACTACTGTCACAATTTCCACAAG CCCTGTGTCGGTTGTACGGATGGGGTGCTGCAGGTACTGCCCGTCACCTTGAACCACGGGTTGGACGATCTGTATCGAAAGTGCTTGAAGTGGGTTTGCCGACACTACGTAAAGATCTGGTCCCAGAAGCAGTTCTCGCAACTGCCGCTCGATGTGGTACACCGTTGCCGGCAGCAAATTGTGGCTCACCTCAGCTCGGAGAGTGTGCTTACGCTGATCCTTGACAGTGAACAGCTGCTGACGTTGTTGCACCCGTACAAGTGGTCCGTCGAAGTGGAGAACGTAGTGCGCGACATACTGGACGCGGCGTACGATTACATCACGGACCACTTTGCGTCGTTGCTGGCAAGTGACAGCTTTCTGTCGCTCGGCCAAAACTATCGCTGGGCCATACCGCACGTGGAGCCGATCTTGCTGCCGGCAGCGAACAATCTGAGCCCGGATCAAGCTTGCAAAAGTTACCCGCGTGCTACGCGTCTGCACAAACTGTTGCAGGCCAAGGTGCtaacgatgacgacaacgacaacgaccacaacgacgacggccacacCATTGTCGGGTGATAAAAATACGAGCGTGGTGAACGTGTACGAGAAGCAGGGAAAGCGCCAAAAAGACGACTACAAACGGcacgaggaggaagaggagatGGATTGGTGCGATGAGTTTGTCGGGATGGTAAATGCGATCCTGTCGGCCGTGGAGCAGTGCCTGATACGCCAGTGTGCCCGCGCGATGCGTGTTAGCTCGTGGCAGCGCATGGACGTGGAGCTGAGAAATAAGGTGCAAAAGCTGGCCTGCCTCATGGAGACGGCCGACGAGCGAAAGTCACGATCGCGCTATTCGTTCTCCTCGCAAACATCCTCGTCCTCTTCGGTGCACTCGCGGACGAACGATCTCCGCCAGGTGCGGCTAGCGATTCAGGCACATAACAAGCGCGCCTACGAAGGAAACGGCAACGCAAACACTAATCGCAcgcagcaaacgcaaacgacCGTGGCACAGCACAACGATCTGAACAGTGCTCTGCTGGCCTCACACAAATTGGCCAAGCATCTCGACGACGATATGCAAAGGAAGCAGAAGGAGCACCAGCCACCGCTGGAAAACGGATATCGTATTTCTAGAACATCGTCGAAAACGAACCACACtgcaccggtgccggagagTGGCCGGAAAGCGCCCGTCGCAGCCAACACCGTACGGCAAACGAATGGTATTGCAATGGGGTTGCTGGCGAAAACGAATCGTCGTGATGCGTCGGCTCCACCGTTGGTGGAGGCGCCCGCCCACAGACGATCACAGTCGGAAGATCACGCCGTGTACGGTTCGGTCAAGCAGCCACCGACAGGTGGCGGATGTAAGGGTGAAACGGTCGCCAACTTGCGCTCGAAGCTGAGCCACATTAAGCCACGCTATCTCGAACCAAAGAAGCCCAAAAATGCGGCCAATCTGCAGGCTCAGAACAATAATATTTCCTCCAGCGGTAGCTCCACACGTACCGCGAGTCCCGCCTTTGGTCACCGCAACAAGTTGAAGCAgcaaccggcgacggcgatggcaaCGACCACGGTGGTGGTAAAAGGTGGCCACGAGTCTAACATTTCGCTGGACAGTCTTACATCGCCAGCCAAGCTGCGAAATGGTGGTGTACCGGCCAAAGCGCCCCGTTCCACCATCAGCGAGCTGGATGTGTCGATCGACTCGCTGGCCGAGTCGCTCAAGTCGAACTCGATCAAAACGAGCAACACGCTCTCGCATGAATCGTTGATCTACCACGATTACTTTAAGCCGAAACAGATCACCGATCATCAGCCGGTTCCGAACGGGCTCTCGGCAAGGGAAAGGCGGACCAAAGTCCCACCCGTAGCAACGGCTAGGCCACCTACTGCGGTGAGCAACGGCGGAGCGGCCAAACCGATCCACAACTCCTCGATACCGCGCTCGAACGGTATCAATCGGACCGGATCATCGGCTAGCGTTGGCTCGTCGAATGGCGGTGGAATCAAACGAAGCTTCCTTTCTCAGCGATCGCGCGAAATCCTGGCTCGCCGCTCGCACGAGCCTAAATCGAACTCGACCAACTCGAGCAACAAATCGGCCGCATCCTCACCAAGCTTGCTGCTGGCTCGCGACAAATCCACCACCGGTAGTGATATCACGAAATCGGGCTCATCCGCCTCGCTTTCGACGACCaacagtggtggtggtggtggtggggccacTGGCTGTGGACGAAAGGTGTTCAACACGACGCTCCATCTGCGCCGGACCGCGAAGTTGCTACCCGCGCCCGGGCCGCAGGACAATCCAACATCACGGCAGCAAACGCCACTGAAatcttcgtcatcgtcttcggtTCATCGGCGCATGGGTGACAGAAATAGCTTGAAAACTGCCGGTCGCAAAGTGGACTCAACGGTACCGGCTAACAGGGTTCCGTTGAAGCATATGCCGGTAACAGGCACGGGTAATAACTATAGCGGACCGCCAGCTTCCTTACCGCCGATCGCCACAACCACCACGGCCGGTCGTATAGAATCCAAACTGGAGCGCTCGAACACGTTTTCGATGGACGCTTCCGATAATACATTGGTGCTGCAGCTATTAGATTAA
- the LOC131216251 gene encoding STING ER exit protein, with amino-acid sequence MPKVVSRSIVCSDSKDKEEYNETGPLNIYYCLCGQMSLILDCTLEKLPLRQLDGARVIDSARHANKVNADASETVFIQRTEGIEKQHRLKCKKCGLPLYYRHSNDPQVTFVIRRALVKCKSEARISEFIKTPSSSLNPSLEPKKVMVTKHTKNMGKFSSVTVSTIDEEEDEIEAREVADSYANNARIIEKQLERKGGKTNEDALKEKIEPPPAKKTRGTLIDT; translated from the exons ATGCCGAAAGTTGTGTCCCGCAGTATCGTGTGTTCGGATTCGAAGGATAAGGAAGAGTACAATGAGACGGGCCCGCTGAACATTTATTACTGTCTTTGTGGGCAAATGAGTTTGATTTTGG ATTGTACGCTGGAAAAGTTACCACTACGGCAGCTGGATGGCGCCCGCGTGATCGACAGTGCTCGGCATGCGAACAAAGTGAATGCCGATGCGAGTGAAACCGTCTTCATCCAGCGAACGGAAGGCATCGAGAAGCAGCATCGGCTCAAGTGCAAAAAGTGTGGCCTTCCGCTGTACTACCGGCATTCCAACGACCCGCAGGTAACGTTCGTCATCCGCCGTGCCCTGGTGAAGTGCAAGAGTGAGGCAAGGATCTCGGAGTTCATCAAaacgcccagcagcagcctcaaTCCGTCGCTGGAACCGAAGAAGGTGATGGTCACGAAGCACACGAAAAACATGGGCAAATTCAGCTCCGTAACCGTGTCGACAAtcgacgaagaggaagacgaAATTGAGGCCCGCGAGGTAGCGGATAGCTACGCCAACAATGCGCGCATTATCGAGAAGCAGCTCGAGCGGAAGGGCGGCAAGACGAACGAGGATGCGTTGAAGGAAAAGAtcgagccaccaccagcgaaaAAAACACGCGGCACGTTGATTGATACGTAG